In Magnolia sinica isolate HGM2019 chromosome 12, MsV1, whole genome shotgun sequence, a single genomic region encodes these proteins:
- the LOC131221938 gene encoding katanin p80 WD40 repeat-containing subunit B1 homolog KTN80.4-like isoform X2 gives MAKRGYKLQEFVAHASNVKCLKIGTKSGRLLVTGGEDHKVNLWAIGKPNSLLSLSGHTSPVESVTIDSAEVLVLSGAFSGAIKLWDLEEAKVVRTITGHRTNCTAVEFHPFGEFFASGSSDTNLKIWDIRKKGCIHTYKGHTRGISTIRFTPDGRWVVTGGEDNVVKLWDLTAGKLLHEFKFHGGRIRSIDFHPHEFLLATGSADRTVKFWDLETFELIGSSKPEATGVRAMTFHPDGRTLFCGLDETLKVFSWEPIRCHDAVDMGWSTLGDLRIHQGKLMGCSYHQNSVGVWVVDVSLIGPYAAGVMSRSNGHTDPKYDLGLNQSVQQQGSSVTSHTALLTAARDFDTKETLRRSLSQNSIESNCSAPRKIEPVYDTKEILSSSTTFNFRGTNPPALKKNPMIDLHARSGSQAISRPVVVPRNSSMVENATVVRKEIPTAESTPPVMVFSKPTHLRKHSNVKDDMDRQLIASESLSLSGKTNGLDSGIDHNFQFRFIANAEATESSESNHTNIRSTAEKFQRIVSLDPPSTPCCENDADSLDSSRVGSVKYVKGVAVELGRTRSLVERWERRERSTSSEAPAISASSDAMPETDTLPSVMKGQPQTSQMDLVSANDEDAAENIMQNHDLFLSVLQSRLTKLQPLKNRHWQHCTKTLFSWDDC, from the exons ATGGCGAAGCGCGGGTATAAGCTAC AGGAATTTGTAGCTCATGCATCCAACGTCAAATGTCTAAAGATCGGGACGAAGTCAGGTAGACTTCTTGTTACCGGTGGAGAAGATCACAAGGTTAATCTGTGGGCGATTGGAAAGCCAAATTCTTTGCTG AGCCTCTCTGGTCACACAAGTCCCGTTGAATCTGTAACTATTGATTCAGCAGAGGTTTTGGTGCTTTCAGGAGCTTTCAGTGGTGCAATAAAGCTTTGGGATTTGGAAGAGGCAAAGG TTGTCCGCACTATTACTGGACACAGAACAAACTGTACTGCTGTCGaatttcatccatttggtgagttctTTGCATCTGGTTCTTCTGATACTAACCTTAAGATCTGGGATATTAGAAAGAAGGGATGCATTCACACATATAAAGGCCATACTCGAGGAATTAGTACCATCAGGTTCACTCCTGATGGTCGCTGGGTTGTTACTGGTGGAGAAGACAATGTTGTAAAG TTATGGGATCTGACTGCTGGCAAGCTTTTGCATGAATTCAAATTCCATGGAGGACGCATTCGGTCCATAGATTTTCATCCCCATGAGTTCCTCCTAGCAACAG GATCTGCAGACAGAACTGTAAAATTCTGGGATCTAGAAACCTTTGAGTTGATTGGATCTTCCAAACCGGAG GCCACTGGAGTCCGCGCTATGACCTTTCACCCTGATGGAAGAACTCTATTCTGTGGATTGGATGAGACTTTAAAG GTTTTCTCATGGGAGCCTATCAGATGTCATGATGCTGTTGATATGGGGTGGTCTACTTTGGGTGATCTCCGTATTCACCAGGGAAAACTTATGGGTTGCTCTTACCATCAAAACTCTGTTGGAGTGTGGGTTGTAGATGTTTCG CTCATTGGTCCATATGCAGCTGGTGTCATGTCCAGGTCAAATGGACATACAGATCCTAAATATGATCTCGGGCTAAATCAGTCTGTACAGCAACAGGGAAGCAGTGTAACTTCTCATACAGCATTGCTTACTGCAGCACGAGATTTTGATACCAAAGAGACACTAAGAAGAAGCTTAAGCCAAAACT CTATCGAAAGCAATTGTAGTGCTCCAAGAAAAATCGAGCCAGTTTATGACACAAAGGAAATCTTGTCGTCTTCAACTACGTTTAATTTCAGAGGGACTAATCCGCCAGCTCTAAAGAAGAATCCCATGATAGACCTGCATGCAAGAAGTGGTAGCCAAGCAATAAGTAGACCTGTTGTGGTCCCTAGAAACAGTTCAATGGTGGAAAACGCGACTGTTGTGAGAAAAGAAATTCCCACTGCTGAATCCACGCCTCCTGTTATGGTATTTTCCAAGCCAACTCATTTGCGGAAGCATTCGAATGTCAAAGATGATATGGATAGGCAGTTGATTGCAAGTGAATCTTTATCATTGAGTGGCAAGACCAATGGTCTAGACAGCGGGATTGATCATAACTTCCAGTTTAGGTTCATTGCCAACGCCGAAGCTACAGAATCTAGTGAAAGCAACCATACCAATATCAGGAGTACTGCAGAGAAGTTTCAAAGGATTGTATCCCTGGACCCACCTTCAACCCCTTGCTGTGAAAATG ATGCTGATTCACTTGATTCGAGCAGAGTGGGTTCTGTGAAATATGTTAAAGGAGTTGCAGTTGAACTAGGAAGAACACGGTCTCTTGTCGAGAGATGGGAAAGGAGGGAAAGAAGTACTAGCAGTGAAGCACCAGCAATCAGTGCTTCCTCTGATGCAATGCCCGAAACTGATACATTGCCTTCTGTGATG